Proteins co-encoded in one Ensifer sp. PDNC004 genomic window:
- a CDS encoding phosphate acetyltransferase: MSEVTELPVGQSKYDLLIATARDETPAVTIVVHPCDETSLRGALEAAQMGLIAPVLVGPEAKIRSVAAEYGLDLGQSEIVDAPHSHAAAAKAVAMIREGWGELLMKGSLHTDELMKEVAASATGLRTDRRISHVFIMDVPGHSETLFITDAAINIFPDLEAKRDIVQNAIDLWVTIGLGEPRVAILSAVETVTTKIPSTIEAAALCKMAERGQITGGLLDGPLAFDNAIDPEAARIKGITSAVAGRAQILVVPDLEAGNMLAKNLTFLSHADAAGIVLGARVPIVLTSRADSVRTRLASCAVASLYAARRRAAQVAAV, from the coding sequence TTGTCCGAGGTAACTGAACTGCCGGTTGGGCAGTCCAAATACGATCTCCTGATCGCCACCGCGCGAGACGAAACGCCGGCGGTCACCATTGTCGTGCATCCCTGTGACGAGACGTCCCTGCGCGGTGCGCTCGAGGCCGCGCAAATGGGCTTGATCGCGCCCGTTTTGGTCGGGCCGGAGGCAAAGATCCGCAGCGTTGCCGCAGAATATGGACTCGACCTCGGCCAGAGTGAGATCGTAGATGCGCCGCACAGCCATGCGGCGGCGGCCAAAGCGGTGGCGATGATCCGGGAAGGGTGGGGCGAGCTGTTGATGAAAGGCAGCCTGCACACCGACGAGTTGATGAAGGAGGTCGCGGCGTCGGCAACCGGGCTCAGGACTGACCGACGGATCAGCCACGTCTTCATCATGGACGTGCCGGGGCATAGCGAAACGCTATTCATTACCGATGCCGCCATCAACATCTTCCCGGACCTCGAAGCCAAGCGCGACATCGTGCAGAACGCCATCGATCTCTGGGTGACGATCGGCCTCGGTGAGCCGCGGGTCGCCATTCTTTCGGCGGTCGAGACCGTGACGACGAAGATCCCCTCGACGATCGAGGCGGCCGCACTCTGCAAGATGGCCGAGCGCGGCCAGATCACCGGCGGCCTGCTCGACGGTCCGCTTGCCTTCGACAACGCGATCGACCCGGAGGCAGCAAGGATCAAGGGCATCACCTCCGCCGTGGCCGGTCGCGCCCAGATTCTGGTGGTGCCGGACCTTGAGGCGGGCAACATGCTCGCCAAGAACCTTACCTTCCTGTCGCACGCCGACGCTGCCGGCATCGTGCTTGGAGCGCGCGTGCCCATCGTGCTGACGTCGCGGGCGGACTCCGTGCGCACGCGTCTCGCCTCCTGCGCCGTCGCCTCGCTCTACGCGGCGCGGCGCCGGGCCGCGCAAGTTGCGGCGGTGTGA
- a CDS encoding DUF3141 domain-containing protein — translation MPKHSTSPTIPTFADAYSYSLDAWQRSVLFLDVMRQRGAQYEEHRTQTAPNVLEFEAQLVTDGRTLARPVNYALVSIVPPEGITIDPTKRPFVVVDPRAGHGPGIGGFKADSEIGVALKAGHPCYFIGFLPDPVPGQTIEDIALAEAGFLETVIARHPQADGKPCVIGNCQAGWAVTIVAALRPELFGPIIIAGAPLSYWAGVRGQNPMRYSGGLLGGSWLTALTGDLGGGIFDGAWLVQNFENQNPANTLWTKQYNLFSKIDTEAARYLGFERWWGGHVTLNAEEMQFIVDELFVGNKLAAGEIRTSDGTAIDLRNIRSPIVVFCSTGDNITPPQQALDWILDLYDSVDEIRAYGQTIVYTVHETVGHLGIFVSAGVARKEHDEFASNIELIDVLPPGLYEAVLTPASETVEGRALVSGEWLMRCESRTLEDIRALGGNDIEDDRRFAAAAKLSEINLALYRTYLQPMVKAAATPPVAEAMRNMHPLRLQYALFGPDNPFMAWTSALTDHVRENREPAAAGNPFIAWQEALSQQIVDGLESWRRTAEYLSEQSFHALYGAPSLQAALGVDTNTKQPPRKAEKSLLHRELVKARIAELKAQMAEGGTCEGLARALIFVGMARGGADERGFEAIRRLRLSHPEAKQLSLADFKTVMREQYFMLLIDEAAALAALPKLLPEAVEERRTAFTALREILEASGAVMGVAAERLQQVAALFRLDSEPPVPIAAGKTIRNRNAS, via the coding sequence ATGCCCAAGCATTCCACGAGCCCGACCATCCCGACTTTCGCAGATGCCTATTCCTATTCGCTCGATGCCTGGCAGCGTTCGGTCCTCTTTCTCGATGTGATGCGCCAGCGTGGGGCGCAATATGAGGAACACCGCACCCAGACCGCGCCGAATGTGCTGGAGTTCGAGGCCCAACTTGTTACCGATGGGCGCACGCTCGCCCGGCCGGTGAACTATGCTCTGGTCAGCATCGTTCCGCCCGAGGGTATCACGATCGATCCGACGAAGCGTCCCTTCGTTGTCGTCGATCCCCGGGCGGGGCACGGCCCCGGCATCGGCGGCTTCAAGGCTGACAGCGAGATCGGCGTGGCGCTGAAAGCGGGCCATCCCTGCTATTTCATCGGCTTCCTGCCGGATCCTGTTCCGGGCCAGACGATCGAGGACATCGCGCTGGCCGAAGCCGGTTTTCTCGAAACCGTCATCGCCCGCCATCCGCAGGCAGATGGCAAGCCCTGCGTGATCGGCAATTGCCAGGCGGGCTGGGCGGTCACGATCGTTGCGGCGCTGCGGCCCGAACTGTTCGGCCCGATCATCATTGCCGGCGCGCCGCTTTCCTATTGGGCGGGCGTGCGCGGGCAGAACCCGATGCGTTATTCCGGCGGGCTTCTCGGCGGCAGCTGGCTGACGGCGCTGACCGGCGACCTCGGTGGTGGCATTTTTGACGGCGCCTGGCTGGTGCAGAACTTCGAGAACCAGAATCCGGCGAACACGCTCTGGACCAAGCAGTACAATCTCTTTTCGAAGATCGACACGGAAGCGGCACGCTACCTCGGCTTCGAACGCTGGTGGGGCGGCCATGTCACGCTCAATGCAGAGGAGATGCAGTTCATCGTCGATGAGCTCTTCGTGGGCAACAAGCTCGCGGCCGGCGAAATACGAACCTCCGACGGCACCGCGATCGACCTGCGCAACATTCGCTCGCCGATCGTGGTCTTCTGCTCGACGGGCGACAACATCACCCCGCCGCAACAGGCGCTTGACTGGATCCTCGATCTCTACGACAGCGTCGACGAGATCCGCGCCTACGGCCAGACGATCGTCTATACCGTGCACGAGACCGTGGGCCATCTCGGCATCTTCGTCTCGGCGGGCGTCGCCAGGAAGGAACACGATGAATTCGCCTCCAACATCGAGCTGATCGACGTTCTGCCGCCGGGGCTTTACGAGGCGGTGCTGACGCCGGCAAGCGAAACGGTCGAGGGCCGGGCGCTCGTCTCCGGCGAATGGCTGATGCGCTGCGAGTCGCGCACTCTTGAGGACATCCGCGCACTCGGCGGCAACGACATCGAGGACGACAGGCGTTTCGCCGCCGCGGCGAAGCTCTCGGAGATCAATCTGGCGCTCTACCGCACCTACCTGCAGCCGATGGTCAAGGCGGCGGCGACGCCGCCCGTGGCAGAGGCGATGCGCAACATGCATCCGCTGCGCCTGCAATATGCGCTTTTCGGACCGGACAATCCGTTCATGGCCTGGACGTCGGCGCTGACGGACCATGTGCGCGAAAACCGGGAACCTGCCGCCGCCGGCAACCCGTTTATCGCCTGGCAGGAGGCGCTGTCACAGCAGATCGTCGACGGCCTCGAGAGCTGGCGGCGGACGGCCGAGTACCTTTCGGAGCAGAGCTTCCACGCCCTCTACGGCGCTCCGAGCCTGCAGGCCGCACTCGGTGTCGACACCAACACAAAGCAGCCGCCGCGAAAGGCGGAGAAGAGCCTGCTGCACCGGGAACTCGTCAAGGCGCGGATCGCCGAACTCAAGGCCCAGATGGCAGAGGGCGGAACGTGTGAAGGCCTTGCCAGAGCTCTGATTTTTGTCGGCATGGCGCGCGGCGGCGCTGATGAACGCGGCTTTGAGGCCATTCGCCGGCTCCGGCTTTCCCATCCGGAAGCAAAGCAACTGAGCCTGGCCGACTTCAAGACCGTTATGCGGGAGCAGTATTTCATGCTGCTGATCGACGAGGCGGCGGCACTCGCCGCTCTTCCGAAGCTGCTGCCGGAAGCGGTCGAGGAGCGTCGCACCGCCTTTACGGCTCTTCGTGAGATCCTGGAGGCATCCGGGGCCGTGATGGGCGTGGCTGCCGAGCGGTTGCAGCAGGTTGCCGCGCTATTTCGCCTGGACAGTGAGCCGCCGGTTCCGATCGCAGCGGGTAAGACCATTCGCAACCGCAATGCATCCTGA
- a CDS encoding LysR family transcriptional regulator: MANDRLERFAHNLDWNLLRTFVVLVEEGSITAAANRLLLQQPAVSMALKRLEQTVGQKLIDRRPGRFNLTDAGARLHAQCRDIFAAVIRLPNVLETAGDEITGHLNIHSVSHAHNPAWDRKLESFFRLHPKVTLSVTVATTVDVLSAVERNVATMGLCDGNIPDWLNSRFHVRERYALYCGRSHPLFGVEGVDFNDLRGNPYIAFIADVLGGQHMNSVTAVRAVGSFGQQVRAVSCNVEEVMRLIASNVGIGMLPDHLASPAVAAGQLWQLPPYSDLPTTDVFRISNPNAILNPAEAAFLAHVADTEPLDHCLDAA; the protein is encoded by the coding sequence ATGGCCAATGACCGCCTCGAACGCTTCGCCCACAATCTCGACTGGAACCTGCTGCGCACCTTCGTCGTGCTCGTCGAGGAAGGCAGCATCACGGCAGCGGCCAACCGGTTGCTCCTGCAACAGCCGGCCGTCAGCATGGCGCTGAAGCGGTTGGAACAGACCGTCGGTCAGAAGCTCATCGACCGCCGTCCCGGACGTTTCAACCTGACGGATGCCGGTGCCCGGCTGCATGCCCAGTGCCGCGATATCTTCGCAGCGGTCATCCGTCTGCCGAACGTTCTTGAAACCGCCGGCGATGAGATTACCGGCCATCTCAACATCCACTCGGTCAGCCACGCCCACAATCCCGCCTGGGACCGCAAGCTCGAAAGCTTCTTTCGCCTGCACCCCAAGGTGACCCTGTCGGTCACGGTCGCAACGACCGTGGATGTGTTGAGTGCCGTCGAACGCAATGTCGCGACCATGGGCCTTTGCGACGGCAACATTCCCGACTGGCTGAACAGTCGCTTTCACGTGCGCGAGCGCTATGCGCTCTATTGCGGCAGAAGCCATCCGCTGTTCGGGGTCGAAGGCGTCGACTTCAACGATCTCAGGGGCAATCCCTACATCGCCTTCATCGCCGACGTTCTCGGCGGCCAGCACATGAACTCGGTAACCGCCGTGCGCGCGGTCGGGTCTTTCGGTCAGCAGGTCCGCGCCGTCTCCTGCAATGTCGAAGAGGTGATGCGACTGATCGCCTCCAATGTCGGCATCGGCATGCTGCCGGATCACCTGGCATCACCTGCCGTCGCGGCGGGCCAGCTCTGGCAGCTGCCACCCTATAGCGATCTGCCGACCACCGACGTCTTTCGCATTTCCAATCCGAACGCGATCCTCAATCCGGCAGAAGCCGCATTTCTTGCCCATGTGGCCGACACGGAGCCGCTGGATCACTGCCTCGACGCCGCCTGA
- the htpG gene encoding molecular chaperone HtpG, translating into MSEIEMSVEKHVFEADVARLLHLMVHSVYSDKNVFLRELISNAADACEKLRYEAIVSPELLAGDPTPRITLKLDEENNRLVVEDNGIGMSRDELVEALGTIARSGTRAFMERIEAAQGKEGAQLIGQFGVGFYSAFMVADKVDVVSRRAGSEHAFLWSSDGKGSYTVSAAELADAPARGTRITLHLMEDAKTYTSRWTVERVVKDQSGHVPVPISILEKPDAEPVQVGDGTALWTKQKSEISKEDYADFYRGVAGQYDDPALTVHFRAEGRHEYTALAFVPGSKPFDLFDPDRKGRMKLYVKRVFITDEAELLPRYLRFVRGLVDTSDLPLNVSREMIQESPLLASIRKGVTNRVLTAIEKLAENETETFDKLWENFGSVLKEGIYEDYERREQLVALSRFRTTTSDESQRSLADYVKDMKDGQSAIYYLTGDNLAQLKASPQLEGFRARGIEVLLLTDPVDSFWVTSAPDFDGKPWKSITQGAADLSAIAKPEGSKEEAPQASQLVIDFVAFAKETLGAAVSDVRTSDRLTESAVCLVAPEHGPDRQLEKMLQGAGRLDDAPKPILEINPSHALITAMAASPAGDTAFRTDAVQLLLDQARVLDGDKPQDPRGFAERLSRVFDRALKA; encoded by the coding sequence ATGAGCGAAATCGAAATGTCCGTAGAGAAACATGTCTTCGAAGCCGATGTGGCGCGACTGCTCCATTTGATGGTGCATTCTGTCTATTCCGACAAGAACGTCTTCCTCCGCGAACTGATTTCGAATGCCGCGGATGCCTGCGAGAAGCTGCGCTACGAAGCGATCGTCTCGCCGGAGCTTCTGGCCGGTGACCCGACCCCGCGCATCACGCTGAAGCTGGACGAGGAAAACAACCGGCTCGTCGTCGAGGACAACGGCATCGGCATGAGCCGCGACGAGCTGGTCGAAGCGCTCGGCACGATCGCCCGCTCGGGCACGCGCGCCTTCATGGAGCGTATCGAAGCCGCCCAGGGCAAGGAGGGCGCGCAGCTCATCGGCCAGTTCGGCGTCGGCTTCTATTCCGCCTTCATGGTCGCCGACAAGGTGGACGTGGTATCGCGTCGCGCCGGTTCCGAGCATGCCTTCCTGTGGTCGTCCGACGGCAAGGGCAGCTACACCGTTTCTGCAGCAGAGCTTGCCGACGCCCCGGCGCGCGGCACGCGCATCACGCTGCACCTGATGGAAGACGCGAAGACCTACACATCGCGCTGGACCGTCGAGCGCGTCGTCAAGGACCAGTCCGGCCACGTGCCTGTGCCGATCTCGATTCTCGAAAAGCCCGATGCGGAACCGGTCCAGGTCGGCGACGGCACCGCGCTCTGGACGAAGCAGAAGAGCGAGATCAGCAAGGAAGACTACGCCGATTTCTATCGAGGCGTCGCCGGCCAGTATGACGATCCGGCGCTGACGGTGCATTTCCGCGCCGAAGGCCGGCACGAATATACGGCCCTTGCCTTCGTGCCTGGTTCGAAGCCCTTCGATCTGTTCGACCCGGACCGCAAGGGCCGGATGAAACTCTACGTCAAGCGCGTCTTCATCACCGACGAAGCGGAATTGCTGCCGCGTTACCTGCGCTTCGTGCGCGGTCTCGTCGATACCTCCGACCTGCCCTTGAACGTCTCGCGCGAGATGATCCAAGAAAGCCCGCTGCTCGCCAGCATCCGCAAGGGCGTGACCAACCGTGTGCTGACGGCGATCGAGAAGCTTGCGGAAAACGAGACCGAGACCTTCGACAAACTCTGGGAAAACTTCGGCAGCGTGCTGAAGGAAGGCATCTACGAAGACTACGAGCGCCGCGAACAGCTGGTGGCGCTGTCGCGCTTCCGTACCACCACGTCGGATGAGAGCCAGCGCAGCCTTGCCGATTACGTCAAGGACATGAAGGACGGCCAGTCGGCGATCTATTACCTGACCGGCGACAATCTCGCCCAACTCAAGGCCTCGCCACAGCTCGAAGGTTTTCGCGCCCGCGGCATCGAGGTGCTTCTCCTGACCGATCCGGTCGATAGCTTCTGGGTGACGTCAGCACCGGATTTCGACGGCAAGCCCTGGAAGTCGATTACGCAAGGGGCGGCCGATCTCAGCGCCATCGCCAAGCCCGAAGGCAGCAAGGAAGAGGCGCCGCAGGCGAGCCAGCTGGTCATCGACTTCGTCGCCTTTGCCAAGGAAACCCTCGGCGCGGCCGTCTCGGACGTGCGCACCTCCGACCGCCTGACTGAAAGTGCGGTCTGCCTGGTGGCACCGGAACACGGCCCCGACCGCCAGCTCGAAAAGATGCTGCAGGGCGCCGGTCGTCTCGACGATGCCCCCAAGCCGATCCTCGAAATCAACCCGAGCCACGCGCTGATCACCGCCATGGCCGCAAGCCCCGCCGGCGATACGGCGTTCCGCACGGACGCCGTTCAACTCCTGCTCGACCAGGCGCGCGTGCTCGACGGCGACAAGCCGCAGGACCCGCGCGGCTTCGCCGAACGGCTGTCGCGCGTCTTCGACCGCGCCCTCAAGGCCTAA
- a CDS encoding CaiB/BaiF CoA-transferase family protein has protein sequence MEAPLKGIRVLELARILAGPWIGQTLADLGADVIKVESPDGDDTRTWGPPFVAGEDGEKLDAAYFHACNRGKRSVVLDFTTEEGREAVRRLAAQSDVLLENFKVGGLTKYGLDYESLKKINPGLIYCSVTGFGQDGPYAHRAGYDYIVQGMSGIMDLTGEPDREPQKIGVAFADIFTGLYGVIAVQAALAQRERTGEGQQIDMALLDCMTGVLANQALNFLVSGKAPRRLGNAHPNIAPYQVFPTSDGHLIVAVGNDRQFVKFCTLLGRSDLATDERYLTNALRVQNRDTLTPELSAETAKIERDTLLKLLEDAGVPGGPINTVADVFADPQIEHRQMRVDTPHSGAAAGTSPGVRTPIRFSAAELALERGVPRLGEHTAEVLAEIGMDAS, from the coding sequence ATGGAAGCGCCGCTGAAGGGCATTCGTGTGCTCGAACTGGCCCGCATTCTTGCAGGCCCATGGATCGGCCAGACGCTGGCCGATCTCGGTGCCGACGTCATCAAGGTGGAAAGCCCTGATGGCGATGACACCCGCACCTGGGGCCCGCCCTTCGTTGCGGGCGAGGACGGCGAGAAGCTGGACGCCGCCTATTTCCACGCCTGCAACCGCGGCAAGCGCTCCGTCGTGCTCGACTTCACGACCGAGGAAGGGAGGGAGGCCGTGCGCCGCCTTGCCGCCCAGTCGGACGTGCTGCTCGAAAACTTCAAGGTCGGCGGGCTTACCAAATATGGGCTCGACTACGAGAGCCTGAAGAAGATCAATCCGGGGCTGATCTATTGCTCGGTCACCGGCTTTGGCCAGGATGGCCCCTATGCCCATCGCGCCGGCTACGATTACATCGTCCAGGGCATGAGCGGCATCATGGACCTGACCGGCGAGCCCGATCGCGAGCCGCAGAAGATCGGCGTCGCCTTTGCCGATATCTTCACCGGGCTCTATGGCGTGATCGCCGTGCAGGCGGCGCTTGCCCAGCGCGAGCGCACCGGCGAGGGGCAGCAGATCGACATGGCTCTGCTCGACTGCATGACTGGCGTGCTCGCCAACCAGGCGCTGAATTTTCTGGTCTCCGGCAAGGCGCCGCGCCGGCTCGGCAATGCGCACCCGAACATCGCGCCCTATCAGGTCTTCCCTACATCCGATGGTCACCTGATCGTTGCCGTCGGAAACGACCGGCAGTTCGTGAAGTTCTGCACCTTGCTCGGACGGTCGGATCTTGCGACTGACGAGCGTTATCTGACCAATGCGCTTCGCGTGCAGAACCGGGACACGCTGACGCCGGAACTGTCAGCCGAAACGGCGAAGATCGAGCGCGACACGCTGTTGAAGTTGCTGGAAGATGCCGGTGTGCCCGGCGGGCCAATCAACACGGTCGCCGACGTCTTTGCCGATCCGCAGATCGAGCATCGGCAGATGCGGGTGGATACGCCGCATTCGGGTGCTGCTGCCGGTACCTCGCCCGGGGTCCGGACGCCGATCCGGTTTTCGGCCGCCGAGCTTGCGCTTGAGCGTGGCGTGCCGCGGCTTGGGGAGCATACGGCCGAAGTGTTGGCCGAAATCGGGATGGACGCGTCGTAG
- a CDS encoding acyl-CoA dehydrogenase, whose protein sequence is MAGKTQFQWDDPFLLDDQLTEDERMIRDTARAYAQDRLQPRVIDAYREESTDPEIFREMGELGLLGVTVSETYGGVGASYVAYGLVAREVERVDSGYRSMMSVQSSLVIYPIYAYGSEEQKQKYLPKLISGEWIGCFGLTEPDAGSDPAGMKTRAIKTESGYRLVGSKMWISNAPIADVFVVWAKSEAHGGAIRGFVLEKGMKGLSAPKIAGKLSLRASITGEIVMDNVEVGEEALLPNVEGLKGPFGCLNRARYGISWGALGAAEFCWHAARQYGLDRKQFNRPLAQTQLFQKKLADMQTEITLGLQGSLRVGRLMDEGRMAPEMISIVKRNNCGKALDIARMARDMHGGNGISEEYQVMRHMVNLETVNTYEGTHDVHALILGRAQTGLQAFF, encoded by the coding sequence ATGGCCGGCAAGACGCAATTTCAATGGGATGATCCGTTCCTCCTCGACGATCAGTTGACCGAGGACGAGCGCATGATCCGCGACACCGCGCGGGCCTATGCGCAGGACCGTCTGCAGCCGCGCGTCATCGACGCCTACCGCGAAGAATCGACCGATCCGGAGATCTTCCGCGAAATGGGCGAGCTTGGCCTGCTCGGCGTCACCGTTTCGGAAACCTATGGCGGCGTCGGCGCTTCCTACGTTGCCTACGGTCTGGTTGCCCGCGAAGTCGAGCGCGTCGATTCGGGCTACCGCTCGATGATGAGCGTGCAGTCGTCGCTGGTGATCTATCCGATCTATGCCTATGGCTCCGAGGAGCAGAAGCAGAAATACCTGCCGAAGCTGATCAGCGGCGAGTGGATCGGTTGCTTCGGTCTGACCGAGCCGGACGCTGGTTCTGACCCGGCCGGCATGAAGACCCGCGCAATCAAGACCGAGAGCGGCTACCGCCTCGTCGGTTCGAAGATGTGGATCTCCAATGCACCGATCGCCGATGTCTTCGTGGTGTGGGCGAAGTCGGAAGCGCATGGCGGCGCCATCCGTGGCTTCGTGCTCGAAAAGGGCATGAAGGGCCTTTCCGCCCCGAAGATCGCCGGCAAGCTGTCGTTGCGTGCGTCGATCACCGGCGAGATCGTCATGGACAATGTCGAGGTCGGCGAGGAGGCCCTGCTGCCGAATGTCGAGGGCCTCAAGGGTCCGTTCGGTTGCCTCAACCGCGCCCGCTACGGCATTTCCTGGGGTGCGCTCGGTGCTGCCGAATTCTGCTGGCATGCGGCGCGCCAGTATGGTCTCGACCGCAAGCAGTTCAACCGCCCGCTCGCCCAGACGCAGCTCTTCCAGAAGAAGCTCGCCGACATGCAGACGGAGATCACGCTCGGCCTGCAGGGCTCGCTGCGCGTCGGCCGCCTGATGGACGAAGGCCGCATGGCTCCGGAAATGATCTCGATCGTCAAGCGCAACAATTGCGGCAAAGCGCTCGACATTGCCCGCATGGCCCGCGACATGCACGGAGGCAACGGCATCTCCGAGGAATACCAGGTCATGCGCCACATGGTGAACCTCGAGACCGTCAACACCTACGAGGGCACGCATGACGTTCACGCGCTGATCCTCGGCCGCGCCCAGACCGGCCTCCAGGCCTTCTTTTGA
- a CDS encoding acetate/propionate family kinase, with protein sequence MDALLVVNAGSSSLKFQVFGITDQGLERQIKGQIGGIGTRPRLQAKAADGSTLTDKSYDADVVGDLPAAIAAARDWLLTLEGFTLRAVGHRVVHGGPDYAAPVLIDANVLDRLASYQDLAPLHQPNNLAPIRQAMAINPDVPQVACFDTAFHHGHPQEVNCYAMPRSYYDEGVRRYGFHGLSYEYISERLRDVAPQVAGGRVIVAHLGSGASMCALSNGHSVESTMGFTALDGLPMGTRPGQLDPGVVLYLILQRGMSAQAVSDLLYHEAGLKGLSGVSNDMRDLLSSADPHAKLAIDHFVYRSGLNVGMLAAALRGVDALVFTAGVGENSAPIRARIAENIAWLGAELDRVANEAGATLISTPSSRVALYVIPTDEELMIARHTLSLLKSRAA encoded by the coding sequence ATGGATGCGCTTCTCGTCGTCAACGCCGGATCGTCGAGCCTGAAGTTCCAGGTGTTCGGGATCACGGATCAAGGGCTCGAACGCCAGATCAAGGGCCAGATCGGTGGCATCGGCACGCGTCCCCGCCTGCAGGCGAAAGCGGCCGACGGCAGCACGCTGACCGACAAGAGCTATGATGCCGACGTCGTTGGCGATCTGCCGGCGGCGATCGCGGCGGCGCGCGATTGGCTGCTGACGCTGGAAGGCTTCACCCTGCGGGCGGTCGGCCATCGCGTGGTGCACGGCGGTCCCGATTATGCCGCGCCGGTGCTGATCGACGCGAACGTCCTTGATCGCCTCGCGAGCTACCAGGATCTGGCGCCGCTGCACCAGCCCAACAATCTGGCGCCGATCCGCCAGGCGATGGCGATCAATCCGGATGTGCCGCAGGTCGCCTGTTTCGATACGGCCTTTCACCACGGTCACCCGCAAGAGGTGAACTGCTACGCGATGCCGCGCAGCTACTATGATGAAGGCGTGCGGCGCTACGGCTTCCACGGCCTTTCCTATGAATACATCTCCGAGCGACTGCGGGATGTAGCGCCTCAGGTCGCAGGTGGTCGCGTCATCGTCGCGCATCTCGGCAGCGGTGCCTCGATGTGCGCCCTCAGCAATGGTCACAGCGTCGAGAGCACGATGGGCTTTACCGCCCTCGACGGTCTGCCGATGGGAACCCGGCCCGGCCAGCTTGATCCGGGCGTCGTGCTCTATCTCATCCTGCAGCGCGGCATGAGTGCCCAGGCCGTTTCCGATCTGCTCTACCACGAGGCCGGCCTCAAGGGTCTCTCGGGCGTGTCGAACGACATGCGCGATCTGCTTTCAAGCGCGGATCCTCACGCCAAGCTTGCCATCGACCACTTCGTCTATCGCTCGGGGCTCAATGTCGGGATGCTTGCGGCGGCGCTTCGTGGCGTCGACGCGTTGGTTTTCACGGCGGGCGTCGGGGAAAACTCCGCCCCGATCCGCGCTCGCATCGCTGAGAACATCGCCTGGCTCGGCGCCGAACTCGATCGTGTCGCCAACGAGGCGGGCGCCACGCTGATTTCGACGCCTTCGAGCCGCGTCGCGCTCTACGTCATCCCGACGGACGAAGAACTGATGATCGCTCGCCACACGCTTTCTCTGCTTAAATCCCGCGCAGCCTGA
- the fabI gene encoding enoyl-ACP reductase FabI has protein sequence MSIPVAKAKLLDGRKGLIVGIANDRSIAWGCARAFRAFGAEVAVTYLNDKAKPHVEPLAREIEAPIFLPLDVAVPGQMEAVFEEIEKIWGELDFVVHSIAFSPKDALGGRVVDVPREGFLKTMDISCWSFIRMAHLAEPLMKNGGTLFTMTYHGSQVVVENYNIMGVAKAALESAVRYLASELGPKGIRVHAISPGALATRAASGIPEFDALLEKTKVKSPSRELIDIDDVGAATAFLAHDAARLITGQVLYVDGGYHIID, from the coding sequence ATGTCCATTCCTGTCGCAAAGGCCAAACTTCTCGATGGCCGCAAGGGCTTGATCGTCGGCATTGCCAACGATCGGTCGATCGCCTGGGGCTGCGCCCGCGCTTTCCGCGCTTTCGGGGCGGAAGTCGCCGTGACCTATCTGAACGACAAGGCAAAACCTCATGTCGAGCCCCTGGCTCGCGAAATCGAAGCGCCGATCTTCCTGCCGCTTGACGTTGCGGTGCCGGGCCAGATGGAAGCGGTGTTCGAAGAGATCGAGAAGATCTGGGGCGAACTCGATTTCGTCGTCCATTCGATCGCCTTTTCGCCGAAGGACGCGCTCGGCGGCCGGGTGGTCGATGTCCCACGCGAGGGTTTTTTGAAGACCATGGATATTTCCTGCTGGTCCTTCATCCGCATGGCGCATCTCGCCGAGCCGCTGATGAAGAACGGCGGCACGCTCTTCACCATGACCTATCATGGCTCGCAGGTGGTGGTGGAAAACTACAACATCATGGGCGTCGCCAAGGCGGCGCTGGAAAGCGCCGTGCGTTATCTTGCCTCCGAACTCGGCCCAAAGGGGATCCGCGTGCATGCGATTTCGCCGGGCGCGCTGGCGACCCGCGCCGCCTCCGGCATTCCGGAATTCGACGCGCTGCTCGAAAAGACCAAGGTCAAATCGCCGAGCCGCGAGCTGATCGACATCGACGACGTCGGCGCGGCCACCGCTTTCCTTGCGCATGACGCCGCCCGTCTGATCACTGGGCAGGTGCTCTATGTCGACGGTGGCTACCACATCATCGACTAA